The proteins below are encoded in one region of Triticum aestivum cultivar Chinese Spring chromosome 1B, IWGSC CS RefSeq v2.1, whole genome shotgun sequence:
- the LOC123125676 gene encoding putative ATP synthase protein YMF19 — protein sequence MPQLDKLTYFSQFFWLCLLLFTFYILLFNNNNGILGISRILKLRNQLLSHRGGEIRSKDPKNLEDISRKGFSTGLSYMYSSLSEVSQWCKTVDYLGKRRKITLISDFGEISGSRGMERQILYLISKSSYNTSSSRITCWKNIMLTHVPHGQGSIIS from the coding sequence ATGCCTCAACTTGATAAATTAACTTATTTCTCACAATTCTTCTGGTTATGTCTTCTCCTCTTTACTTTTTATATTCTCTTATTTAATAATAATAATGGAATACTTGGAATTAGTAGAATTCTCAAACTACGGAACCAACTGCTTTCGCACCGGGGGGGCGAGATCCGGAGCAAGGACCCTAAGAATCTGGAAGATATCTCGAGAAAAGGTTTTAGCACCGGTCTCTCATATATGTACTCCAGTTTATCCGAAGTATCCCAATGGTGTAAGACCGTCGACTATTTGGGAAAAAGGAGGAAAATCACTCTGATCTCTGATTTCGGAGAAATAAGTGGCTCACGAGGAATGGAGAGACAGATTCTCTATTTGATCTCGAAGTCCTCATATAACACTTCTTCCAGTCGGATCACTTGTTGGAAAAACATAATGCTCACACATGTTCCACACGGGCAAGGAAGCATAATATCATGA